The Candidatus Binataceae bacterium region AACGCTGTTACCTTGCGGCTGGCCGTCTCACCCTGCGCCAGTCCTTAAGCTGCCTGAGCCTGGCGGATGTGGCATTTGGTGCGGATACAGGTCTGATTCACGCGGCCAGAGCTCTCGGGGTGCCGACTGTGTCGGCTTTCGGTCCTACCCCGGTTGAAATCTTCGGGTACGTGGACGATCGGAGCGCCGTGCTTCAGGCAACCATGCCTTGCGTTCCGTGTCACGCGCCATGCCGCCTGCTTCCGCCCGGCAGCGGGGATTACGCGCCTTGCATGCGGGCGATTGATGCACAGCGGGCCATCGCGGCGATCTCAAAAGTGATCGCGTCACCGCCAGCCAGGACCGCGCTGAAAGCCGACTGCAAGGGTCTATGGGCGAAATCTGGCTAGCGGCAGGACTGCTCCTCACGGCTGTCGCTTGGTTCGCTGTCATTCCCCGTTGGCGGCTAGGGCTGGAGCTGTTTATTTTGTTCACGCCCTTCGCGGGCCTGATCGAGGCGCGTCTTTACCCGGCTCCATGGGCGGTGCTCATCAAGGACATACTTTTCGCGATACCCGCCTACATCGGTTTCGCGACGTCCGGCGAGCTAGGGTCCGCGCTGGCCGGCATACCGAGATCGGTTGGCGCGGTTATTCTGCTCTTCGTCGGCCTGGTTCTTGTGCAGACGCTCAACCCCTCGGGTCCTGGCCCGCTTGCGACTCTGATAGGGCTCAAGGTCTGGCTCTTCTATGTGCCTATGATACTACTGGGGCGTGCCTATGTTCGGGATCGCGCAAGCTTGCTGCGCCTATCGCGGCTGATGACTGGCTTGATTTGGATTCCGTGCTCGGTCGGCATCCTGCAGTGGCTTCTGTCGCTGACGATCGGCTATGAGCGGGCGATCAGCCTTTTCTACGGCGCGGCAGCGAGCGCGGCGACCCAGAATTTTTCTCGATTTGACAACGGATTGATGAGAATCCCCGCCACCTTCGCTTTTCCCGCCCAGTACCTAGGTTACATACTTTGCATGTTTGTCCCTGTTCTGGGCTGTGCCGACGCCGAAACCGACATGCCTTGGCGGAAGCTGCGGAGCCTAAGTCTTCTGGCGCTATGCGTCGCTGGATTTCTGACCGGCACTCGCGCAACCTTTGTTATGATTCCGCTGATGCTGGTCGCTTTCTACGCCCTAAGGAGAGGCGCGCTCGGGGTGTTCTGGGCTGGTGCCATGATCGCCGCGCTGTTAACCGTCGCACTGTCAATAGGCGGAATCGATCCCGCCGGCCTAGCGAGCATGGAGGCCGTTCTGAGCGAGAACTACGCTCAGTCGCAGGCATATGAGATTGGAGATGCGCTGCGAGAGACCTGGATCGGGAAAGGGGTCGGATCGAGCACGGGTGCGGCAAGGCTAGCGACAGACGATCCGTCGCAATTTGTTGGTTTCGAAGGCTTCTATGCAAAGGCGGTGGCGGAGCTCGGAATCGAGGGGGCCTTCATCGCAACCGCAGCTCAGGTGGCCCTTTTGCTCCTCGCGCTACGTGCGCGCAAGGATCTGGCAGGAACGGACCTGAAGCCGTACTGCGATACCCTAGCGGCGCTTGCGGCGGTAGTCCTCATCTACAATTACAAGGGGCCCGTCATGAGCCTCGATCCTATGAACTCGCTATATTGGCTGTTTTTTGGATTGCTGTGCTCGCTTCACCGAGCCGTCCCAACGCGGGCCGCCGATAACGCCGCTGCCACCCAACTTGAAGCTGATCACCATGGGGCCGCCTTGGTAGCTGTCGGGCATAATCGATTGATACCGTGGCGGCACCGTGAGCGCCATGCGCCCGCAACCTTAGAACGATCGCCGAGCGCCACCCGCCCCGCGCCAGGTATTTGTCTTGGGTAAGACGGCCTACCTTTTAAGGAGCATACAGGGTCTTTTTGCTCCCGAGCGCCTCACATGCCCTAATTGTGGCCATCCCCACGCTTTGACGGTGGCGCGTAAGTACCTCGTCACGCGGCTTCGGCGGTGCGGAAGGTGCGAGCTGCTCTTCCGTGTGCCGACTGACGATCCTGCGAAGAATCGCGACTACTACGAACACGAGTATTCCCAAGGTATTACCACCGAGATGCCCTCCGACGAGTTCCTGACGGCGCTTCTCAGGGAAAATTTCGCCGGATCCGAAAAGGACTGGACGTACTACAACCGCGTTCTCAGGTCACTTGGTCTGATCGTCGGAGCGCGTGTTTTTGACTTTGGATGCTCGTGGGGGTACGGAAGCTATCAGATGTCAGCAGCCGGATATTCCGTGGTGGCCTTCGATGTGGCCCCTACGCGCAGGCGCTTCGCCCGGGATAAACTTGGAGTTGCGGTGGTTGAAGATCCCCTAGCCGCCGTGTCCGACCTCGGTCTGGCCGGCACCTTCGACTGTTTCTTCACCGCGCACGTACTAGAGCATCTTCCAAAACCGTGCGCGGTGTTTGACCTCGCAGCCAAGCTTCTACGCCCCGGCGGTCTTTTTGTGTCGTTCACCCCGAATGGCTGTGAGCCGGCCAAGGCACTCCATCCCGAGTGGAACAAGTGGTGGGGCGAGGTTCATCCGAACATGATCGACGATCGCTTCCTGGATCGAGCGTTTGAGCAGTCACCAAGGGTGGTTGGCTCATCTCCTGTTGGTGAGGTACAGCTGCCGCCGACAGCCACGATGTGGTACCTTAACGATCTGAGCGGCAGCGAGCTATTCTTTGCGGCGCGGGCCTGAAGGTGGTGCCAAGTTCAGGCGTCGTAGTCGCTCACCCCGGAACCCAGCATTCCTATGAGACCGCGGTTGGCCTTCAGCAGGCGGGGCTGCTCCGGGAGTACATAACGGGACTGTACTTCAAGGAAGGTCACGGCATCGGGCGCGTTTTGCCGATGCTGCCTGAGCGAATCAGAAACCGGACGCTTCGGGTACTCAAAGGGCGTCGACGCCCGGGCCTCGACGATGCTCGGGTTCGTACCTGCACTCTGTTGGAAGCGATATACCTGGCTTCCACTCGGACCCCGGTGCCGTCATGGATCCCGGTCCGGCTTCTGCGCCTCCGAAACAGGCTCTTCGGACGCTGGGTGGCGAAACGGGTCCTGTCAACGGCGCCCGCAGCGGTGCTCTGCTACGACTCCGCAGCGATCGAGGTCTTCGAGGCCGCCTCCCACGTGGGCGCCATAAAAATCCTCGACCAGGCAATCTGTCACGACATCGAACTTTTGCGGCAAGAGAACGAGCGCCACGCCGCTGAGTTTCGCGAGGAGCTGCCGTCCAGCGAGTTGATAGATTTGTGCCGGGAGGAGATCGGGCAGGCGGATATGATCCTCGTGGGCTCGGACTTTGTAAAAGACTCGCTCCTGAGGACCGGGGTGGCGGCGCACAAGGTCGCGGTGCTTCCCTACGGTGCCAACTTGGACCTGTTTCATCCGCCAGCGCGGCGCGAGCCGTGTGAACCGTTGACAGCGGTCTACGCCGGCCAGCTCACCTTGCGCAAGGGCGTCACGTACCTGCTTGAGGCCTTCCAGGGGATTCAACAATCCGTGTGCAGATTGTTGTTGATAGGCGGGAGGGCCGAGGACGCGCGATTGCTTGATAGATACGGTGTTGTCTTTGAGCATGTGCCCTTCGTTCCGCGGACTGAACTCGCGCGGCTGCTCCGCGAGGCTGATTTTTTCGTTTACCCCTCGCTTCTGGACGGCTCCGCGCTTGTAACCTACGAGGCCCTTGCCTCGGGACTGCCGGTAATTACCACGCCCAACAGCGGCTCCGTTGTGCGCGACAGGATCGAGGGTTTCATTGTTCCGCCCCGTGACGTTGATGCCCTCCGCGACCGCATCGAGCGGTTGATCCGCGATCGCGATCTCCGGCGGGAGATGAGCCTGAACGCGAGGAAGCGGGCCGAGGAGTACTCGTGGAGCAAATATCATGAGCGACTTGCAGCGCTGGTGCGCGCAAGTCTCAAGCTAGGCGGAAGTCCCGAGGCCGCGTTCGGACGGGCTGACGCAAACGTGGCGGCGCGGTGATCGGCGAGCCACAATGATCAAAGGCAGTGCGATCGCGTCCCGTCTTATCCATCTCGTCCTGGACCCGCTGCCCCTAACGGTCAGGGCGGGCCCTAACAGGGGCGTGAAGTGGTTTGTGGGCGCAGGCGTGCATAGTTGCTGGCTCGGAACCTACGAAAGCGGCAAACAGATAGCCTCAGCAAAGGTCATCAGGCGCGGAATGACGCTTTATGATGTCGGCGCGCATTCCGGATTTAGCGATGCGGCTGACCCTCACGGTGATCGTCCGGGTGGGGCGCGCCTGATGCTATCCCTCCGCCGTGTGGCCATTTTTAAGTAACGGAGTAGTCGTGCCCGATAGCTTCAGCATAGACACAGCGATCGCGTGCGTAGACCGAACCCGGAAGAGCGCTACCGGGCGCCGCTGGAAGCTCGCCGTTCTCAACTCGCACCCGATACAGTACTTCGCGCCTCTGTACCGGCGCCTCGCGCGGGAGCCGGAGGTTGATCTCACGGTCTTGTACTGCGACCGTGGCGGAGCGTTCGATCCCAGTTTCGGCAAAAAGGTCGTTTGGGATGTTCCACTACTGGAGGGCTATAGGTATCGTTTTCTCGCAAACTTCCGGCGGGGTGGGCCCGGCGGCGTCTTGTCGTTGATAAACCCCGGTATAGTAACCACGATATTTCGTGGTCGTTACGACGCACTGTGGATTCACAGCTATGCGCACATTACCCACGCGATGGCGATCGGCGCTGCTGCTGCGACGGGAACGCCGTTATTCTGCCGGACCGAAGCCTCGCTGCGATACGACCGCCACGTCAGGCGATCGGCGTTTATTCGAGTAGTAAAGCCCGTTCTGCTAAGAATGCTGATGCGTCGTCTTACCGCTGCGCTGGCAATAGGCACGGACAACCGAGAGTTCTTCCTGCACTACGGCGTACCGCCGAGTCGCATATTCCCAGTACCGTACACGGTCGATAATGAATACTTTCTGACCCATACAGCGAGATGGCGCGGTCAACGACATCAGGTCAGGGAGTCACTCGGCATCCCGCGACAGGATGTGGTTTTCCTCTTTGCCGCGAAGATGATACCGCTCAAGCGGCCCCGTCAGTTGGTAGAGGCGTTTGCTAAGTCAGGACCTCCGCACGCTGCCACCCTTTTGATGGTTGGAGACGGACCAGAACTACGCGGCGTACAGCAGGCGGCGTCGGCACTTAACGTAGAATCAAAGGTTCGGTTTGTCGGGTTTGCGAATCAGAGCGAGATGCCGAAATATTACGCCATCAGCGACGTTATGGTACGGCCTGACGGAATCTATAAAGGGGACTGGGGGCTTACCGTTAACGAGGCAATGGCCGCGGGCCTCGCGGTAGTTGCAAGCGACCAAATTGGAGCGACGACCGATTTGGTTAAGCACGGGGTGAACGGTGTGGTGGTGCCTTTCGGCCACGACGACGCATTAGCCGGGGCTCTGAGAGATCTCGCGAGGGACCCGGTTACCGTTCGGGAAATGGGACTGGCGTCAGAAAAAATAATCTCGACCTGGAGCTATGAGGAGTGCGTCGCGGGTGTGTTGGCCGCGTTGCGCGCGCTGCCGGCCGCCCACGGCAGCCGAAGTCCAGCCACCGCGCCCTGACCCAAGGCGCTAACGCGAGCGTAAGAACCGACGGGGTGGGCCAGCGTACGAGCTATAGGTGATAAGAAAAGTGCTCAAAATTGCGGTGGTCGGGTGCGGATACTGGGGTCCCAACCATATTCGTACATTTTCGCGTCTGCCCGGGGTTCAGGTCGCCGCCGCGGTCGATCGTGACCCGGTAAGGCTGCGGAGTATGCTCGAGCTTGTACCCTCCCTGTGGTTGTCGCAGGAACCCATTGAGGTTCTGAACTCGCGCGACATCGACGCGGTCGTTCTGGCGACGCCCACAGCCACGCACTACGAATTGGCTCGCAGGTCTTTGCTGGCCGGTAAACACGTGCTGTGCGAGAAGCCGCTCTGCCTCCGGGCCGACGAGGCGCGCGAGCTCAATGCGATAGCGCGTGAGCGCGAGCTTGTGTTGATGGTAGGGTACACATTTTTGTTTAACGCAGGGATCGCGAAGCTACGTACGCTAATCGCGAACGGAGAGCTGGGCGACCTCTTTCACCTCTCCGCAGTACGCACGAACCTGGGCCCAATCCGGAACGATGTTAACGCCGTGTATGATCTAGCAACCCACGATGTCTCGATCTTCAATTGGCTGCTGGACGCCGTGCCCACGCGGGTTCTCGCCGCGGGCGGAGCGTTCATTCGCAAGGACATCGAGGACGTCGCTACGGTATGCCTGGAATATCCCAAGGGGATCTTCGGCACGATCCACGTTAGCTGGCTCAACCCTCGAAAGGTAAGGCAGATCTCAGTCGTAGGAGCCCGGAGGATGGCCACCTGGGACGACCTTGAACTAAGCACGCCTATTGCGATCTACGATCGCGGCGCGGCCGTCACTCCGGATGTCCGTGAGTATGGAGAATTTCTTCGGGTTGACACGTGGGACGGTGACGTCAGGCTTCCCAAGCTCAACCTTGAAGAGCCGCTGAAACTGCAAGCGCGGTTTTTTGTCGAGGGCGCTCTGAAGGGTCGAGTCGAACGCGCCAATGGAGATTTCAGCGTCGGGGTGATGGCGACCGTTGAGGCCGCCGTTGCGTCCTTACGCGCCGGAAGGCGGATTGACATTGATGCCGGACTGACACGATAGCGCCCCGTTAAAAAAAATAGAGATTTCGCCCAATCGGTATTCCGGGCAGCTTGATCGCTCAGGCGAAACGTGCGCCAGAACTCCGGAGACACTTCGAAAGATAGGGATTGGGATAATGCGTAAACCTAGATCTCAGAAATCCTCTTTGAGACTAATGCGCGTCAGCTCCGACGTGAAGCTCGGTGATCGCGTACGGCTATCGCCGTTCGTCAACCTTTACGGATGCGAGATCGGGGACGACACCAGGATAGGACCATTCGTAGAAATTCAGCAAGGGGCGAAAATAGGCCGATTGTGCAAAATACAAAGCCACTCCTTCATCTGCTCCGGTGTCGATATCGAGGACGAGGTGTTCGTCGGACATGGAGTCATGTTTATCAACGACCGCTATCCGCGCTCTACCAATCCCGACGGATCCCTTCAGACGGAAGCAGACTGGAAGCTGGAGCGTGTCGTCGTCAGGAGGGGGGCAACAATCGGCAGCGCCGCGGTCATCATGTGCGGAGTCGAAATAGGAGAGGGAGCGATGGTTGGAGCGGGGGCGGTGGTCACTCGAGACGTAGCGTCTCGCGCGGTCGTTCGAGGAGATCCGGCTCGAGTTCGTAACGCGCCCCGACGACGAGATGCGGTACTGTAGAAAAAAAGTGACTGAACCCGTCTGGCGGGTCGTTAGCCGATCCGTGGATCAGACACTGAGTGAACTCGTGAACAGGTGTTGCCCTTTCCATGAATAGGATTAAGTTTGTAGACCTGACGCTGCAGTACGCGGCTATTCAGCATGAAGTGGACTCTGCAATCGCTGGAGTGTTGCGAAATGGAAGCTTTATTTTAGGACCGGCCGTGCGTGGGTTCGAGGAGGCATTTGCGGCCTTTCTGGGAGTGAAGCACGCGATCGGCGTAGCGAGCGGCCTCGACGCTTTACGACTCGGGCTCGCGTCATGCGGCATAGGCGTTGGGGACGAGGTAATCGTTCCAGCGAACACGTACATAGCCACGGCACTTGCGGTGAGCGGAGTGGGCGCGACTCCCGTCCTTGTAGATTGCCTGCCAGACACGTTCGAGATCGATTCCGACAAGGTCGAAAAGGCCCTTACGCCGCGAACTCGCGCGATCATTCCAGTCCACCTAACTGGCCTCGCGGCAGATATGGATCAGATCGTCGGCATCGCCAGGCGTCACGGACTTGTTGTGGTAGAGGACGCCGCTCAGGCGCACGGTACTTTGTACCATGGCAGAGCTTGCGGCACGATCGGGCGGATAGGCTGCTTCAGTTTCTATCCAGGGAAAAACCTAGGAGCATACGGTGATGGCGGTGCCATCGTTACCGACGATCCGACGCTTGCTGAACACGCATTGGCCCTGCGTAATTACGGCCAGCGCGCTAAATACCAGCATGAGGTTAAGGGTTTCAACTCACGTCTGGACTCGCTCCAGGCCGCAGTCCTCAATGTTAAGCTCGCGTATTTACGAGGCTGGAACCAGCGACGCGTGAAGCATGCCGCAGCCTATCGCGATCTTCTTCAAGGCGTTGGCG contains the following coding sequences:
- a CDS encoding glycosyltransferase family 4 protein — its product is MLCYDSAAIEVFEAASHVGAIKILDQAICHDIELLRQENERHAAEFREELPSSELIDLCREEIGQADMILVGSDFVKDSLLRTGVAAHKVAVLPYGANLDLFHPPARREPCEPLTAVYAGQLTLRKGVTYLLEAFQGIQQSVCRLLLIGGRAEDARLLDRYGVVFEHVPFVPRTELARLLREADFFVYPSLLDGSALVTYEALASGLPVITTPNSGSVVRDRIEGFIVPPRDVDALRDRIERLIRDRDLRREMSLNARKRAEEYSWSKYHERLAALVRASLKLGGSPEAAFGRADANVAAR
- a CDS encoding methyltransferase domain-containing protein, with the protein product MPTDDPAKNRDYYEHEYSQGITTEMPSDEFLTALLRENFAGSEKDWTYYNRVLRSLGLIVGARVFDFGCSWGYGSYQMSAAGYSVVAFDVAPTRRRFARDKLGVAVVEDPLAAVSDLGLAGTFDCFFTAHVLEHLPKPCAVFDLAAKLLRPGGLFVSFTPNGCEPAKALHPEWNKWWGEVHPNMIDDRFLDRAFEQSPRVVGSSPVGEVQLPPTATMWYLNDLSGSELFFAARA
- a CDS encoding Gfo/Idh/MocA family oxidoreductase produces the protein MVGCGYWGPNHIRTFSRLPGVQVAAAVDRDPVRLRSMLELVPSLWLSQEPIEVLNSRDIDAVVLATPTATHYELARRSLLAGKHVLCEKPLCLRADEARELNAIARERELVLMVGYTFLFNAGIAKLRTLIANGELGDLFHLSAVRTNLGPIRNDVNAVYDLATHDVSIFNWLLDAVPTRVLAAGGAFIRKDIEDVATVCLEYPKGIFGTIHVSWLNPRKVRQISVVGARRMATWDDLELSTPIAIYDRGAAVTPDVREYGEFLRVDTWDGDVRLPKLNLEEPLKLQARFFVEGALKGRVERANGDFSVGVMATVEAAVASLRAGRRIDIDAGLTR
- a CDS encoding glycosyltransferase family 4 protein; the encoded protein is MPDSFSIDTAIACVDRTRKSATGRRWKLAVLNSHPIQYFAPLYRRLAREPEVDLTVLYCDRGGAFDPSFGKKVVWDVPLLEGYRYRFLANFRRGGPGGVLSLINPGIVTTIFRGRYDALWIHSYAHITHAMAIGAAAATGTPLFCRTEASLRYDRHVRRSAFIRVVKPVLLRMLMRRLTAALAIGTDNREFFLHYGVPPSRIFPVPYTVDNEYFLTHTARWRGQRHQVRESLGIPRQDVVFLFAAKMIPLKRPRQLVEAFAKSGPPHAATLLMVGDGPELRGVQQAASALNVESKVRFVGFANQSEMPKYYAISDVMVRPDGIYKGDWGLTVNEAMAAGLAVVASDQIGATTDLVKHGVNGVVVPFGHDDALAGALRDLARDPVTVREMGLASEKIISTWSYEECVAGVLAALRALPAAHGSRSPATAP
- a CDS encoding DegT/DnrJ/EryC1/StrS family aminotransferase, which codes for MNRIKFVDLTLQYAAIQHEVDSAIAGVLRNGSFILGPAVRGFEEAFAAFLGVKHAIGVASGLDALRLGLASCGIGVGDEVIVPANTYIATALAVSGVGATPVLVDCLPDTFEIDSDKVEKALTPRTRAIIPVHLTGLAADMDQIVGIARRHGLVVVEDAAQAHGTLYHGRACGTIGRIGCFSFYPGKNLGAYGDGGAIVTDDPTLAEHALALRNYGQRAKYQHEVKGFNSRLDSLQAAVLNVKLAYLRGWNQRRVKHAAAYRDLLQGVGDLGFQRCPEDSTHVYHLFIVTTDHRDELKKHLEAAGIETGVHYPIPIHMQPAYRDLGYREGDFPVTESLAARMLSLPMFPELEEVEIARVAEEIRRYFASAARTQAVA